One Coffea arabica cultivar ET-39 chromosome 5e, Coffea Arabica ET-39 HiFi, whole genome shotgun sequence DNA segment encodes these proteins:
- the LOC113743724 gene encoding protein DETOXIFICATION 40-like codes for MDSSSNDAGQPLLPRTNTQISKELEEILCDNEQPLLQRYRAATWIEMKLLFHLAAPAVIVYMINYLMSMSTQIFSGHLGNLELAAASLGNTGIQIFAYGLMLGMGSAVETLCGQAFGAKKFEMLGLYLQRSTILLSLTGVLLTIIYVFSKPILIFLGQSPDIASAAALFVYGLIPQIFGYAVNFPIQKFMQAQSIVQPSAYISTATLVLHLVLSWLVVYKIGLGLLGASLVLSISWWIIVIGQFIYIVKSEKCKRTWTGFTLQAFSGLWGFFKLSAASAVMLCLEAWYFQILVLLAGLLPNPELALDALSICTTISGWVFMVSVGFNAAASVRVSNELGAGHPKSAAFSVVIVNVISFIICVIAAIVILALRRVLSYAFTEGEVVADAVSDLSPLLALTLVLNGIQPVLSGVAVGCGWQAFVAYVNVGCYYLVGIPLGSLFGFYFQLGAKGLWSGMLGGTVMQTIILLWVTVRTDWKKEVEAALKRLEKWEDRKKEALLKG; via the exons ATGGATTCTTCATCCAATGATGCTGGTCAGCCACTGCTGCCAAGAACAAATACTCAAATCAGCAAAGAGCTTGAAGAAATATTATGCGATAATGAACAACCATTGCTGCAACGTTACCGGGCGGCGACTTGGATTGAGATGAAGCTCCTTTTTCACTTAGCAGCACCAGCTGTGATTGTTTACATGATCAACTACCTTATGTCCATGTCCACACAGATTTTCTCTGGGCATCTTGGCAATCTTGAACTTGCTGCTGCTTCCCTTGGCAACACTGGGATTCAGATTTTTGCCTATGGTCTCATG CTAGGAATGGGAAGTGCAGTTGAAACACTGTGTGGACAAGCATTTGGAGCAAAAAAGTTTGAGATGCTAGGCTTATATCTTCAAAGATCAACCATACTCTTGAGTTTAACTGGTGTTTTGCTGACCATAATCTATGTTTTCTCCAAGCCAATCCTTATATTTCTAGGCCAATCACCAGATATTGCATCAGCAGCAGCCTTATTCGTGTATGGTTTGATCCCGCAAATCTTTGGCTATGCAGTAAACTTCCCAATTCAAAAATTCATGCAAGCTCAAAGCATAGtgcaaccaagtgcatatatATCAACAGCAACATTAGTCCTGCATCTTGTCTTGAGTTGGCTTGTGGTTTACAAAATTGGGCTTGGTTTATTGGGTGCATCACTTGTTTTGAGCATTTCATGGTGGATAATTGTGATTGGACAATTTATTTACatagtgaaaagtgaaaaatgcaAGAGAACCTGGACTGGTTTTACTCTACAAGCCTTTAGTGGTCTTTGGGGGTTCTTCAAATTGTCAGCAGCATCAGCAGTTATGTTGTGTTTGGAGGCTTGGTATTTTCAGATTCTTGTTTTATTGGCTGGTTTGCTTCCTAATCCTGAATTGGCTCTGGACGCTCTGTCCATTTG CACAACAATTTCTGGATGGGTATTTATGGTCTCAGTTGGATTTAATGCAGCAGCAAG TGTGAGGGTTAGCAATGAACTTGGAGCAGGACATCCGAAATCAGCAGCATTTTCAGTGGTAATTGTGAATGTGATCTCTTTCATAATTTGTGTGATTGCGGCAATTGTCATCCTTGCTTTGCGCCGGGTTTTGAGCTATGCATTCACGGAAGGTGAAGTGGTTGCAGATGCTGTCTCTGATCTTTCCCCACTTCTGGCCCTCACTCTTGTTCTTAATGGCATCCAACCAGTTTTGTCAG GTGTGGCCGTTGGATGTGGATGGCAAGCATTTGTTGCATACGTGAATGTGGGATGTTACTATTTAGTCGGAATCCCGTTGGGTTCTCTATTCGGCTTTTACTTCCAACTTGGTGCTAAG GGACTATGGTCCGGCATGTTGGGCGGTACTGTAATGCAGACAATTATTTTATTGTGGGTGACAGTTCGAACAGATTGGAAAAAGGAG GTCGAAGCAGCTTTGAAGAGATTAGAAAAATGGGAAGATCGGAAGAAAGAAGCTCTTCTCAAAGGTTGA